In Dyadobacter sp. NIV53, a single window of DNA contains:
- a CDS encoding TonB-dependent receptor: MQLNVYPSRRAKRSLESLMKSLRTSLFLTGMMLASGGLFAQQDVKKTVTGSVLSEDGSDGIPGVSVVIKGTSNGTTTNNQGVFTIEASAGSTLVFSFIGYETKEASVGNKTKIEIKLKESIANLNEVVVVGYGEMKKTDVSSSQVTVSGKDLSKTINTSLEQGLQGRAANVMVQQNSGQPGAAPSVLIRGLSSLTGTTQPLYVIDGVQIKPDNMKDDPNNRPTGFSNILSSINPDDIETINVLQGPSATAIYGAVGANGVVMITTKRGKAGEAKITFNSLLTLQAEPKHIDVMNLSQYAQFRNELAAIGGTATDPDFADPSVLGKGTDWQSALFRPTTLQKYSLGLSGGTEKTTYYLSGEYFNQKGIVEGSGFKRYNSRLNLENQTRSWLKVGANLSVGITEEKVNTSNGGIIQLALDQNPSVPVTNPDGSWGGPATTQFQFSNPVMISKINNDYNRRTSILGSLFADVKLSKRLTWHTEANGSSEFLKYYSFHPSYTIGGYVVSQDAATSTRSVNTNTWWSLHSRVQYDLKLDKHSVNLMAGHEAQSFTYESLTGTRKKFITNTIEELSGGDGSSISNVSNSSSKGSGSRESYFARLNYSFKDRYIVQGTYRMDGSSAFRQGRRWGNFPAVSVAWRASEEEFLKAVPAINDLKFRFEVGRSGNQGSGGNAIYSTLQAVPTGWGTGFLASNFANEFLTWEKDDVINAGMDLHMFSNRIELIVDAYMKDIKSLITINSYPFSYGGDIAYSPGYLSWPSVNAGSMRNKGIGFTLNTVNIDKGGFYWKTGLNLSFDRNKVTSLLNPITPIWNATSVGFKTEVGKPASMITGYIAEGIFQDANDIKDHAIQTSNGELTINPATGTWIGDTKFKDLNGDGVIDAEDRTVIGNPWPKFTLGLNNNVMYKNFELNAFLTGSFKNDVLNYPRYRAEIPGNGGTFGNQWSSVANYAKPSSYNVGDAETATLTNPGYVIPRIAPGDPNGNSRMNTNFIEDGSYVRLKNITLSYNFPKTMLKDFFIRGLKASVGAQNLFTITKYKGYDPEIGMVNYGGTVMAGIDTGRYPSVRMYSFGLLADF, translated from the coding sequence ATGCAACTAAACGTGTACCCAAGCAGAAGGGCAAAGCGAAGCCTGGAATCCCTTATGAAGTCCTTACGCACTTCTCTGTTCTTAACAGGAATGATGCTGGCTTCAGGAGGTCTTTTTGCCCAGCAGGATGTCAAAAAAACCGTCACCGGTTCGGTCTTATCAGAAGATGGAAGCGATGGGATTCCCGGAGTGAGTGTAGTAATAAAAGGCACATCAAACGGAACAACAACCAATAACCAGGGCGTGTTTACGATTGAAGCGTCGGCTGGCAGCACACTTGTTTTTTCCTTTATCGGATATGAAACAAAGGAGGCAAGTGTGGGTAATAAAACCAAAATTGAAATAAAACTTAAAGAAAGTATTGCCAATCTGAACGAGGTGGTGGTGGTAGGTTACGGCGAAATGAAAAAAACGGATGTATCCAGTTCACAGGTAACCGTTTCAGGTAAAGACCTTAGCAAAACGATCAATACTTCTCTGGAGCAAGGTTTACAAGGGCGAGCTGCCAACGTAATGGTTCAGCAGAACTCCGGACAGCCGGGTGCAGCCCCTTCCGTTTTGATACGCGGATTGAGCTCCTTGACTGGAACTACACAGCCTCTGTATGTAATTGACGGTGTGCAGATTAAGCCTGATAATATGAAGGACGATCCGAATAACCGGCCTACTGGTTTTTCAAACATACTTTCCAGTATTAACCCGGATGATATTGAAACGATTAACGTGTTGCAGGGACCTTCGGCAACTGCTATTTATGGTGCCGTGGGTGCGAATGGGGTTGTGATGATCACGACAAAAAGAGGAAAAGCAGGAGAAGCCAAGATTACCTTCAATTCTTTACTGACGTTGCAGGCTGAGCCAAAACATATAGATGTAATGAATCTCAGCCAGTATGCGCAGTTTAGAAACGAATTGGCTGCAATTGGAGGAACTGCAACAGATCCGGATTTTGCTGATCCTTCGGTATTAGGAAAGGGAACCGATTGGCAGAGTGCGTTATTTCGTCCTACAACATTGCAAAAGTATTCTCTTGGATTAAGCGGAGGAACTGAAAAGACGACTTACTACTTATCCGGCGAATATTTTAACCAAAAAGGTATTGTTGAAGGCTCTGGTTTCAAGCGTTATAATTCACGTCTGAATCTGGAAAACCAGACACGGAGCTGGCTGAAAGTAGGAGCTAACCTAAGCGTGGGTATTACTGAAGAAAAAGTGAATACTTCCAATGGCGGTATTATTCAGCTTGCGCTGGATCAGAATCCGAGTGTACCCGTTACCAATCCCGACGGAAGCTGGGGTGGACCTGCTACTACGCAGTTCCAGTTTTCTAACCCGGTGATGATTTCAAAAATCAATAACGATTACAATCGGCGGACATCCATTTTGGGAAGTCTATTTGCAGATGTAAAATTATCGAAACGTCTGACATGGCATACAGAAGCGAACGGTAGTTCTGAGTTTTTGAAATACTACTCTTTCCATCCTTCTTATACCATTGGCGGTTATGTGGTATCGCAGGATGCGGCAACTTCTACCCGCTCTGTCAATACCAATACCTGGTGGAGTTTGCATAGCAGGGTGCAGTACGATTTGAAACTGGATAAGCATAGTGTTAATTTAATGGCTGGTCATGAAGCTCAGTCTTTTACTTACGAATCTTTGACAGGAACGCGTAAAAAATTCATTACCAATACTATTGAAGAGCTTTCCGGCGGTGATGGTTCTTCGATCTCCAATGTCAGCAATAGCAGCAGTAAAGGTTCGGGCTCAAGGGAATCTTATTTTGCGCGTTTGAATTACAGCTTCAAAGACCGCTACATCGTACAGGGAACATACCGGATGGATGGTTCATCTGCGTTTCGCCAGGGCCGTCGCTGGGGTAATTTTCCAGCCGTTTCTGTGGCATGGAGGGCTTCTGAGGAAGAATTCCTTAAAGCTGTACCTGCTATCAATGACCTGAAATTCCGTTTTGAAGTTGGCCGCTCAGGTAACCAGGGCAGTGGTGGAAATGCTATTTATTCCACATTACAAGCTGTACCAACAGGCTGGGGAACAGGGTTTCTTGCATCCAACTTTGCCAATGAATTCCTTACCTGGGAAAAAGATGATGTGATTAACGCAGGTATGGATCTGCACATGTTCAGCAACCGAATTGAGCTGATCGTGGATGCCTATATGAAAGATATTAAAAGTCTGATCACAATCAATTCATATCCTTTCAGTTATGGAGGTGATATAGCTTATTCGCCAGGATATCTTAGCTGGCCGTCAGTGAATGCAGGTTCCATGCGTAATAAAGGGATTGGATTTACTTTGAATACTGTTAATATTGACAAAGGTGGTTTTTATTGGAAAACAGGCCTTAACCTTTCTTTCGACAGAAATAAAGTAACTTCCCTTCTGAATCCGATCACACCGATCTGGAATGCTACTTCCGTAGGTTTCAAAACCGAAGTGGGAAAGCCTGCAAGTATGATCACAGGTTACATTGCTGAGGGAATTTTCCAGGATGCAAATGACATTAAAGATCACGCAATTCAGACTTCAAACGGAGAATTGACGATCAATCCGGCAACCGGAACGTGGATCGGAGATACCAAATTCAAAGACTTAAACGGCGATGGTGTAATTGATGCTGAAGATCGTACCGTCATTGGTAATCCATGGCCAAAATTCACGCTGGGTTTGAATAACAATGTGATGTACAAAAACTTTGAGCTTAATGCATTTCTGACCGGCAGTTTCAAAAATGACGTGCTGAACTATCCACGTTACCGCGCTGAAATCCCCGGAAACGGAGGAACATTTGGAAATCAATGGTCGTCCGTTGCGAATTATGCTAAACCAAGCAGTTACAATGTAGGAGATGCCGAAACAGCTACATTAACCAACCCGGGTTATGTGATTCCGAGAATTGCTCCTGGTGATCCAAACGGTAACAGCCGTATGAATACCAACTTTATTGAAGACGGCTCATATGTTCGTCTGAAAAATATTACGCTTAGCTACAATTTTCCTAAAACGATGCTGAAAGACTTCTTTATCAGAGGTTTGAAGGCTTCTGTTGGTGCTCAAAACCTATTTACAATTACCAAATATAAAGGGTATGACCCGGAGATTGGAATGGTGAATTATGGTGGAACTGTCATGGCTGGAATTGACACAGGCCGTTATCCGTCGGTTCGTATGTATTCGTTTGGTTTACTGGCTGATTTTTAA
- a CDS encoding RagB/SusD family nutrient uptake outer membrane protein — translation MQFKIKLLAAIGALMLIQGCKEDFLDRPPVDALTSGNFYKTDEEIMAGTAPLYNIVWFDFNDKANMAFQEARAGNLNSNDRTAYIKHAIPSTDASTLLPGYKSFYKIIAQSNNAYKAIKEATGSTASAAGKNQGLGECRFMRGTAYYYLVANWGAVPIVYDNVAQINEAPARNTIEDVWKLIIHDFRYAAATLPATAVQGRLTKYSAEGMLARMYLMRAGLNQNGTRNQSDLDSAKFYAEDVITKSGLTLAPSYSELFLSANNNSSKNNSESLFALQWMPLSSPWGINNSFQAYFAYESAITTTGDGWGAAQGVSADLVKYFTENPADSLRRKAIGMFDSDVYPEINKANGGLKYNRPAALSAIKKYIIGSPADNGGLGGFMAANINSYMLRLAEIYLIYADATLGNSVSTTDPKALSYVNAVRKRAGLADRTSLTFEQIFQERRIETVFEGNSWNEIVRWYYFNPAKAMAYTAAQHKENYTMTYVPGSTNPKKYTVTYSIAEFYPLTASTLYLPFPEAEIVNAPSLKNEPVAFDFSKLVD, via the coding sequence ATGCAATTCAAGATAAAACTTTTAGCCGCAATCGGAGCATTGATGCTCATACAGGGATGCAAGGAGGACTTCCTTGACCGCCCGCCTGTGGATGCGCTGACATCAGGTAATTTCTACAAAACCGATGAAGAAATTATGGCCGGAACGGCACCACTTTACAACATCGTATGGTTCGATTTCAATGACAAGGCAAACATGGCTTTTCAGGAAGCCAGAGCGGGGAATCTGAATTCAAATGACCGGACTGCTTATATCAAACATGCTATTCCTTCAACGGATGCAAGTACCTTGTTGCCGGGTTATAAATCGTTTTACAAAATAATAGCACAAAGTAATAACGCCTACAAAGCAATTAAGGAAGCTACCGGAAGTACAGCTTCTGCGGCCGGCAAAAACCAGGGTTTGGGAGAATGTCGTTTTATGCGCGGAACAGCCTACTATTATTTGGTGGCCAATTGGGGAGCTGTGCCGATCGTATATGACAACGTGGCCCAGATCAACGAAGCGCCTGCCCGTAACACTATTGAGGATGTCTGGAAACTGATCATTCATGATTTTCGCTATGCGGCAGCAACGCTTCCTGCGACAGCAGTACAAGGCCGGTTGACAAAATATTCAGCCGAAGGTATGCTGGCGCGCATGTATCTGATGCGTGCAGGTCTGAACCAGAACGGCACACGAAACCAGTCGGATCTGGACAGTGCCAAATTCTATGCAGAAGATGTCATCACTAAAAGTGGCCTGACATTGGCTCCTTCTTATTCGGAATTGTTTTTGAGTGCGAACAACAACAGCTCGAAAAACAATTCGGAAAGTCTGTTCGCTTTGCAATGGATGCCTCTGAGCTCTCCATGGGGAATAAATAATTCGTTTCAGGCTTATTTTGCTTATGAATCGGCGATCACTACCACTGGCGATGGCTGGGGTGCGGCACAGGGTGTTTCGGCTGACCTGGTGAAATATTTTACTGAAAATCCTGCTGATTCATTGAGAAGAAAAGCGATCGGGATGTTTGACAGCGATGTGTATCCCGAAATTAACAAAGCCAACGGCGGACTTAAATACAACAGGCCGGCTGCGTTATCGGCGATTAAAAAATACATCATCGGCTCACCTGCTGACAATGGCGGCCTGGGTGGCTTCATGGCTGCGAATATCAATTCATATATGCTTCGTCTGGCGGAAATTTACCTGATTTATGCGGACGCTACATTGGGTAACAGTGTTTCAACGACTGATCCCAAAGCTTTGTCTTATGTAAATGCGGTTCGTAAAAGAGCCGGTTTGGCTGACAGGACTTCTTTGACATTTGAGCAGATCTTCCAGGAAAGAAGAATTGAAACTGTTTTTGAGGGAAATTCATGGAACGAGATCGTACGCTGGTATTATTTCAATCCTGCAAAAGCGATGGCATATACTGCTGCTCAGCATAAGGAAAACTATACCATGACGTACGTGCCGGGTTCTACCAATCCTAAGAAATACACCGTAACTTATTCAATTGCTGAATTTTATCCGTTGACAGCCAGCACACTTTATCTGCCTTTTCCAGAGGCTGAAATCGTGAATGCGCCATCATTGAAAAATGAACCGGTAGCTTTTGATTTCAGCAAATTAGTTGATTAA
- a CDS encoding glycan-binding surface protein — protein MNFKHIYKAGLGLVVAFSALLSFQSCENKDDVDGAPTISNVRLLDPASADSSLSAALPGSKIVIQGQNLGSVLKVYFNDFDATFNSALGSNSNIIITIPAEAPTKAVDAAVSNKIKVVTKGGEATYDFSLTSPKPVLNGLYSEFVKPGGTIIILGDYFYNIKNVKLGATNLEVLSSTEKEIRAKMPAVGAIDYITIEGEFGTAKTNFKLNDTTVYMMNFDVPVTTWGATVCYGSAAIIPGTDPQAISGKFSRIKQVDLPKTGYEDKWVLSSCYFEFKLPAGAAENRQFKFEHNIVEAWKAGKYDITLNAGGTDYIYSFQPWNSTLYSSSGYMTSGWKTAVIELADFKSSSGSTIADVSKITDLKVSFNTPDQTIASFNGSVDNFRIVAK, from the coding sequence ATGAATTTTAAGCATATATATAAAGCCGGCCTGGGATTAGTAGTTGCATTCAGTGCACTGTTATCTTTCCAAAGCTGTGAAAATAAAGATGACGTTGATGGTGCACCCACGATCAGCAATGTGAGACTTTTAGATCCGGCTAGCGCAGATAGTTCCCTGAGCGCAGCATTACCCGGAAGTAAAATTGTAATTCAGGGACAAAATCTGGGAAGTGTTTTAAAAGTTTATTTTAATGATTTCGATGCAACTTTTAATTCAGCTTTGGGTAGTAATAGCAATATCATCATTACTATTCCGGCAGAGGCTCCGACAAAAGCTGTCGATGCCGCGGTTTCCAATAAAATAAAAGTGGTAACAAAAGGTGGAGAAGCAACTTATGATTTTAGTTTGACATCACCGAAGCCTGTTCTGAACGGTTTGTATTCTGAATTTGTAAAACCTGGCGGAACGATTATTATTCTCGGAGATTACTTCTACAATATTAAAAATGTGAAGTTAGGAGCAACAAATCTTGAAGTTTTGAGCTCAACAGAAAAGGAGATCAGGGCGAAAATGCCAGCTGTTGGTGCCATAGATTATATTACGATCGAAGGTGAGTTCGGTACAGCGAAAACGAATTTCAAATTGAACGATACTACCGTATACATGATGAACTTCGATGTACCGGTTACGACCTGGGGAGCGACAGTTTGTTATGGAAGTGCTGCAATTATTCCCGGTACCGATCCGCAAGCTATTTCTGGCAAGTTTTCAAGAATCAAACAAGTTGATTTACCAAAAACTGGCTACGAAGACAAATGGGTTCTTTCCTCCTGTTATTTCGAGTTCAAACTTCCGGCGGGAGCAGCGGAAAACAGGCAGTTCAAATTCGAGCACAATATCGTTGAAGCGTGGAAAGCAGGCAAATATGATATTACTCTAAATGCTGGCGGAACAGATTATATTTATTCCTTTCAACCCTGGAACTCGACCTTGTATTCTTCATCAGGTTATATGACAAGTGGCTGGAAAACAGCGGTAATTGAGTTAGCTGATTTCAAGAGCTCGTCTGGATCTACCATTGCTGACGTATCAAAAATCACGGATCTGAAGGTGTCGTTCAATACGCCTGATCAGACGATTGCTTCCTTCAACGGAAGTGTAGATAATTTCAGGATCGTCGCAAAATAA
- a CDS encoding glycoside hydrolase family 44 protein produces the protein MIYTKLMFETFRVIFFCVVAVMYCFNVSAQITIQIDAEAEQRPISPFLYGRNNSFSSTDPNWTLPEEDLVRLHDAGITFFRESGGNNSSKYNWRRRLSSHPDWYNNVYTNNWDQSAQTLQKNFPNAHGLWAFPLLGYAAKTNQANFGDWNYNQSKWWEGVTQNLAGNGVPNGNGIKAKVEGDINLYLEKWDADSATGILDHWFGTGGLGLDKNQIRYWNMDNEPEIWSGTHDDVMPVQISAEEFMQRYITLAKKARQKFPEIKLVGPVTANEWQWYNWDNNTISSNGKNYPWLEYFIKTIAEEQKKSGVRLLDVLDIHFYPSSKKTEEVVQFHRVFFDRNYSFPEANGVKKISGSWDNNLTKEYIFGRVNNWLATYLGADHGVTLGLTETGLDGSIEPSVTAVWYASTMGEFMKNGVEIFTPWSWTTGMWETVHLFSRYNQKVSVQSVSANETLVSAYSSVNEARDSMTVVLVNRSAAQNQAVTVQLDHFSPVQEKVTVYTLSQLPFAETFKSHIENALKKSEITPAGNMLSLTLPAMSVTSIQLKAGTILAAKPVIEPDITIYPNPTWDSITVKWNNPVFDRIEIIDKSGNVVFQQPVMKSQSVLQISRKFTDGLHIVKLSGGQNVVTKKIIAH, from the coding sequence ATGATTTACACCAAACTGATGTTTGAAACTTTCCGAGTTATTTTCTTTTGTGTCGTTGCAGTAATGTACTGTTTTAATGTTTCCGCACAAATTACAATTCAGATTGACGCTGAGGCAGAGCAAAGACCAATTTCCCCGTTTCTGTATGGCAGAAACAATTCCTTCTCTTCTACGGATCCAAACTGGACTTTACCGGAAGAAGATCTTGTCAGGCTTCACGATGCCGGCATTACATTTTTCAGGGAAAGCGGAGGAAATAACAGCAGTAAGTATAACTGGCGACGCAGGCTTTCAAGTCATCCGGATTGGTATAACAATGTGTATACCAATAACTGGGACCAATCTGCACAGACTTTACAGAAAAACTTTCCTAATGCACATGGACTTTGGGCCTTTCCGCTTTTGGGTTATGCAGCCAAAACCAATCAGGCAAATTTTGGCGACTGGAATTATAACCAGTCGAAATGGTGGGAGGGAGTGACCCAGAACCTTGCGGGAAACGGTGTACCAAATGGAAACGGCATAAAGGCAAAAGTGGAAGGAGATATTAATTTGTATCTGGAAAAATGGGATGCGGACTCTGCTACCGGGATCCTGGATCATTGGTTTGGTACGGGAGGATTAGGATTGGATAAAAACCAAATCCGTTACTGGAACATGGACAATGAGCCTGAAATATGGTCGGGAACGCACGACGATGTGATGCCTGTTCAGATTTCGGCGGAAGAATTTATGCAGCGGTACATTACCCTTGCTAAAAAAGCCAGGCAGAAATTCCCTGAAATTAAGCTTGTCGGGCCTGTAACGGCAAATGAATGGCAGTGGTACAATTGGGATAACAATACCATTTCGTCAAACGGAAAAAACTATCCCTGGCTGGAATATTTTATCAAAACCATTGCAGAAGAGCAAAAGAAAAGCGGTGTCCGTCTTCTGGATGTGCTTGATATTCACTTTTATCCTTCTTCGAAAAAAACCGAAGAGGTTGTTCAATTCCATCGTGTATTTTTTGACAGAAATTACAGTTTTCCGGAAGCGAATGGTGTAAAAAAAATATCAGGATCCTGGGATAACAATCTTACAAAAGAATATATTTTCGGAAGGGTGAACAACTGGCTTGCAACCTATCTGGGTGCGGATCATGGTGTCACATTGGGACTGACTGAAACAGGGTTGGATGGAAGTATAGAGCCCAGCGTTACCGCTGTCTGGTATGCTTCAACGATGGGTGAATTTATGAAAAATGGCGTTGAGATTTTTACTCCCTGGTCCTGGACAACTGGAATGTGGGAGACGGTCCATCTGTTTAGCCGCTATAATCAGAAAGTTTCGGTTCAGTCTGTATCAGCAAACGAAACGCTGGTTTCAGCATATTCGTCTGTAAATGAAGCTCGTGACTCCATGACGGTTGTTTTAGTCAATCGTTCTGCCGCACAAAACCAGGCGGTGACTGTTCAACTTGATCATTTTTCTCCTGTTCAGGAAAAAGTTACGGTGTATACCTTATCACAATTGCCGTTCGCCGAAACCTTTAAATCCCACATAGAGAACGCACTTAAAAAATCGGAGATAACGCCTGCCGGAAATATGCTGAGCCTCACACTTCCTGCTATGTCAGTAACTTCCATTCAGTTGAAGGCAGGTACCATTTTGGCAGCAAAACCAGTTATTGAACCAGATATTACTATTTATCCAAATCCAACCTGGGACAGCATTACAGTCAAATGGAATAACCCGGTTTTTGATCGGATAGAGATTATTGATAAGTCGGGAAATGTCGTGTTTCAGCAGCCGGTCATGAAATCGCAGAGTGTCCTTCAAATCAGCAGGAAGTTTACAGATGGCTTACACATCGTAAAATTGAGTGGAGGCCAAAACGTTGTTACCAAAAAAATTATAGCCCATTGA
- a CDS encoding alpha-xylosidase → MRPIQLLPKTFSLLFLLLFCAANDMVLAQQHSKLINEPVDISEDFRDFSNTFFFADSLASFDPETGKGKVKWKRHEAFSAHNFNNSMISYKRSYSNEFPAIEYAQDPSLPFSVEFTSERTIRIRASTSTEKVSTEPSLMLVKEPVFDKSWKYNKVKGGHQYTGAYGSVTVFENPWKVEIRDQTGKLLTQTRSKLDGQTSYTPNLPFSFVRRASDYSRSVAAVFSISPDEKIFGCGESFTKLDKNGQKIVLWTHDPNGVETQTMYKPVPFYLSSRGYGMFMHTSSPITCDFGATYGESNAMQIGDENLDLFIFLGEPKDILNAYTDLTGKAEMPPLWSFGLWMSRITYFSEQDGRNVADKLRRNRIPSDVIHFDTGWFETDWRCDYKFSPSRFKDPAGMIADLKKQGFHTSLWQLPYFVPKNDLFPEIVAEGLAVKNANGTLPYEDAVLDFSNPETIKWYEDKIGGLLKLGVSAIKVDFGEAAPLSGVYASGKTGFYEHNLYPLRYNKIVSELTKKMTGDRIIWARSTWAGSQRYPIHWGGDAETTNKGMQAQLRGGLSLGLSGFTFWSHDIGGFTMKTPEDLYRRWLPMGVLASHTRTHGQAPKEPWEYGEDFQNYFRKAVELKYKLMPYIYAQSKIASEKGLPMLRALFIEFPNDPGSWLIDNQYMLGTDVLVAPFFEQGKIRSVYLPKGQWIDYQTRKVYEGGWHEIASGELEVIMLVREGAVLPQVKVAQSTGEIDWKNIELVSFAFKSDKASVQVCLPSDNVVKEVLLVRKGKNLIVSQDPFKGTIAFKMQ, encoded by the coding sequence ATGCGCCCTATTCAGCTACTCCCTAAGACATTTTCCTTACTATTTTTATTATTATTTTGTGCAGCCAATGATATGGTTTTGGCGCAGCAACACAGCAAACTGATCAACGAGCCGGTCGATATCAGCGAGGACTTCCGGGATTTTTCCAATACTTTTTTCTTTGCCGATAGTCTGGCTTCTTTTGATCCTGAAACAGGGAAAGGAAAGGTAAAATGGAAGAGGCATGAAGCGTTTTCAGCGCATAATTTCAACAACTCCATGATCAGCTACAAACGGTCGTATAGCAATGAATTCCCGGCTATTGAATATGCACAGGATCCGTCATTGCCATTTTCTGTTGAATTTACTTCTGAAAGAACGATCCGTATCCGTGCCAGTACAAGCACGGAAAAAGTAAGTACGGAACCATCATTAATGTTGGTCAAAGAGCCGGTTTTTGATAAATCCTGGAAGTACAACAAAGTGAAGGGCGGGCATCAATATACCGGAGCCTATGGTTCTGTAACGGTTTTTGAAAATCCGTGGAAAGTTGAGATAAGGGATCAGACTGGGAAGCTCTTAACCCAAACCCGCAGTAAACTGGATGGACAAACATCTTATACGCCCAACTTGCCCTTTTCTTTTGTACGCCGTGCTTCCGATTATTCAAGGAGTGTAGCGGCTGTATTCTCTATTTCACCTGACGAAAAAATATTTGGCTGCGGTGAATCTTTTACCAAACTGGATAAAAACGGACAGAAAATTGTACTATGGACGCATGATCCAAACGGGGTTGAAACGCAGACGATGTACAAACCGGTTCCCTTTTATTTGAGTTCGAGAGGATATGGTATGTTCATGCATACTTCTTCACCTATTACCTGCGATTTTGGCGCTACTTACGGAGAATCCAATGCGATGCAGATTGGTGACGAAAACCTGGATCTTTTCATTTTTCTGGGTGAACCCAAAGATATATTGAATGCCTATACCGATTTAACCGGCAAAGCAGAAATGCCACCATTGTGGTCCTTTGGCTTGTGGATGAGCAGGATAACCTATTTTTCTGAACAGGACGGACGTAACGTTGCCGACAAACTACGCAGGAACCGGATTCCTTCTGATGTGATCCATTTTGATACAGGCTGGTTTGAAACCGACTGGCGTTGCGACTATAAATTCTCACCAAGCCGGTTCAAAGATCCTGCCGGAATGATTGCTGATCTGAAAAAGCAGGGTTTTCATACTTCACTCTGGCAGTTACCTTATTTTGTTCCAAAAAATGACCTTTTCCCCGAAATTGTTGCGGAAGGATTGGCTGTAAAAAATGCAAATGGAACGCTGCCTTACGAAGATGCCGTACTGGATTTTTCCAATCCTGAAACGATAAAATGGTATGAGGACAAAATCGGTGGATTACTGAAACTGGGTGTATCGGCTATTAAGGTGGATTTCGGTGAAGCGGCACCTTTATCCGGTGTTTACGCTTCCGGTAAAACAGGTTTTTACGAGCATAATCTTTATCCGCTGCGTTACAATAAAATTGTTTCTGAACTGACTAAAAAAATGACCGGTGACCGGATTATCTGGGCGAGAAGTACCTGGGCGGGCAGTCAGCGATATCCGATTCACTGGGGTGGCGATGCCGAAACTACGAATAAAGGAATGCAGGCACAGCTTCGTGGCGGGTTGTCATTGGGCCTTTCTGGATTCACATTCTGGAGCCATGATATTGGCGGTTTTACAATGAAAACACCGGAGGATCTGTATCGTCGCTGGCTGCCGATGGGTGTACTGGCATCACATACCCGAACACATGGACAAGCACCGAAAGAACCCTGGGAATACGGTGAAGATTTCCAGAATTACTTTCGTAAGGCTGTTGAATTGAAATACAAATTAATGCCATACATCTACGCACAATCTAAAATTGCCTCCGAAAAAGGCCTTCCGATGTTGCGTGCATTGTTTATAGAATTTCCAAATGATCCGGGATCCTGGCTAATTGATAACCAGTATATGTTGGGCACGGACGTATTGGTCGCACCGTTTTTTGAACAGGGCAAAATACGTTCTGTTTATTTGCCAAAAGGACAATGGATTGATTACCAAACCCGAAAAGTGTACGAAGGCGGCTGGCACGAAATTGCATCAGGAGAGCTTGAAGTAATAATGCTGGTCCGGGAAGGTGCCGTGTTGCCACAGGTGAAAGTTGCACAGTCAACCGGTGAAATTGACTGGAAAAATATAGAGCTTGTTAGTTTCGCGTTTAAGTCAGATAAAGCTTCTGTACAGGTTTGTTTGCCTTCGGATAATGTTGTTAAAGAAGTTTTGCTTGTAAGAAAAGGGAAGAATTTAATTGTGAGCCAGGATCCGTTTAAGGGTACAATTGCCTTTAAAATGCAATGA